The proteins below are encoded in one region of Streptomyces marianii:
- a CDS encoding ABC transporter ATP-binding protein produces the protein MAGPGGRMMMGQSGERSMDFKGSGQRLLRQLLPERRALWVMVTAGVLSVGLSVIGPWILGKATDLVFAGVVGREMPAGLSRDQAVEALHERGDGGLADMLSGVDFTPGRGIDFTAVGGVLLVALAVFAAAGLLMLVSTRASIRVINRTVYRMREDVQAKLARLPLSYFDRAKRGEVLSRATNDIDNISQTMQQSMGQLINSLLTIVGVLVMMFWISPLLALVALVTVPLSVVVAAKVGKRSQPQFVRQWQSTGRLNAHIEEMYTGHTLVKVFGRQGESAKDFAEQNEALYEAGFRAQFNSGIMQPLMFFVSNLNYVLVAVVGGLRVASGTLSIGDVQAFIQYSRQFSMPLTQVASMANLVQSGVASAERIFELLDAEEQTPDPIRGARPEETRGAVALERVSFRYDPRKPLIEDLSLAVEPGQTVAIVGPTGAGKTTLVNLLMRFYEVTGGRITLDGVDAATMSRDDLRAGIGMVLQDTWLFGGTIAENIAYGSAREVTREEIEEAARAAHADRFIRTLPDGYDTVIDDEGSGVSAGEKQLITIARAFLSEPVILVLDEATSSVDTRTEVLIQKAMSRLADGRTSFVIAHRLSTVRDADVILVMENGSIVEQGTHDQLLAADGAYARLYAAQFAQAVAEVD, from the coding sequence ATGGCCGGTCCTGGCGGACGCATGATGATGGGCCAGTCCGGCGAGCGGTCCATGGACTTCAAGGGCTCCGGGCAGCGGCTGCTGAGGCAGTTGCTGCCGGAGCGGCGGGCCCTGTGGGTGATGGTCACGGCCGGTGTGCTGAGCGTGGGGCTGTCGGTGATCGGGCCGTGGATCCTCGGCAAGGCGACCGATCTCGTCTTCGCGGGCGTCGTGGGCCGGGAGATGCCGGCCGGACTGTCCCGGGACCAGGCCGTCGAGGCGCTGCACGAGCGCGGTGACGGCGGCCTGGCGGACATGCTGTCGGGGGTGGACTTCACGCCCGGCCGGGGCATCGACTTCACCGCCGTCGGCGGGGTGCTGCTCGTGGCACTCGCGGTGTTCGCGGCCGCGGGCCTGCTGATGCTGGTGTCGACGCGGGCGTCGATCCGGGTCATCAACCGGACCGTGTACCGGATGCGCGAGGACGTGCAGGCGAAGCTGGCGCGGCTGCCGCTGTCGTACTTCGACAGGGCCAAGCGCGGTGAGGTGCTGAGCCGGGCGACGAACGACATCGACAACATCTCGCAGACGATGCAGCAGTCGATGGGCCAGCTCATCAACTCCCTGCTGACGATCGTCGGCGTGCTGGTGATGATGTTCTGGATCTCACCGCTGCTGGCCCTGGTCGCGCTGGTGACCGTGCCTCTCTCGGTGGTGGTGGCCGCGAAGGTCGGCAAGCGCTCGCAGCCGCAGTTCGTCCGGCAGTGGCAGTCCACCGGCCGGCTCAACGCGCACATCGAGGAGATGTACACGGGCCACACCCTGGTGAAGGTCTTCGGGCGCCAGGGGGAATCGGCGAAGGACTTCGCCGAGCAGAACGAGGCGCTGTACGAGGCCGGGTTCCGGGCGCAGTTCAACAGCGGGATCATGCAGCCGCTGATGTTCTTCGTCTCCAACCTCAACTACGTACTGGTGGCGGTCGTCGGCGGACTGCGGGTCGCGTCCGGCACGCTGTCGATCGGCGACGTCCAGGCGTTCATCCAGTACTCGCGCCAGTTCTCGATGCCGCTGACGCAGGTGGCGTCGATGGCGAACCTGGTGCAGTCCGGGGTGGCCTCGGCCGAGCGGATCTTCGAACTGCTGGACGCCGAGGAGCAGACCCCCGACCCGATCCGCGGGGCGCGTCCCGAGGAAACGCGGGGCGCGGTCGCGCTGGAGAGGGTGTCCTTCCGCTACGACCCGCGGAAACCGCTCATCGAGGATCTGTCGCTGGCGGTGGAGCCCGGTCAGACGGTCGCGATCGTCGGCCCGACGGGCGCGGGCAAGACCACGCTCGTCAATCTGCTGATGCGCTTCTACGAGGTGACGGGCGGCCGGATCACCCTGGACGGGGTCGACGCGGCCACGATGTCCCGGGACGACCTGAGGGCCGGGATCGGGATGGTGCTGCAGGACACCTGGCTGTTCGGCGGCACGATCGCGGAGAACATCGCCTACGGCAGCGCGCGCGAGGTCACCCGGGAGGAGATCGAGGAGGCGGCGCGGGCGGCCCACGCCGACCGCTTCATCCGGACCCTTCCCGACGGCTACGACACGGTCATCGACGACGAGGGATCCGGTGTGAGCGCCGGGGAGAAGCAACTGATCACCATCGCCCGGGCGTTCCTGTCCGAACCGGTGATCCTGGTGCTGGACGAGGCCACGAGCTCGGTCGACACCCGCACCGAGGTGCTGATCCAGAAGGCGATGTCCCGGCTCGCCGACGGACGTACGTCCTTCGTGATCGCGCACCGGCTCTCCACCGTCAGGGACGCGGACGTGATCCTGGTGATGGAGAACGGGTCCATCGTCGAGCAGGGTACGCACGACCAGCTGTTGGCGGCGGACGGCGCGTACGCTCGGCTGTACGCCGCGCAGTTCGCACAGGCGGTCGCCGAGGTCGACTGA
- a CDS encoding DNA-binding protein, whose amino-acid sequence MTTKNASVATESGASAMTLDELLALPPTVNVTTAARALGIGVHKAYNLIKEGSFPVQTLTMGSTVRVPTAALWRVLEVTPPAQ is encoded by the coding sequence ATGACCACGAAGAACGCTTCTGTAGCAACGGAATCTGGGGCCAGTGCCATGACCCTGGACGAACTGCTCGCGCTGCCGCCGACTGTGAACGTCACGACGGCTGCGCGGGCGCTGGGTATCGGTGTGCACAAGGCTTACAACTTGATCAAGGAGGGCTCGTTCCCCGTGCAGACGCTCACGATGGGCAGCACGGTGCGAGTCCCTACTGCCGCGCTGTGGCGAGTGCTCGAAGTGACGCCGCCCGCGCAGTGA
- a CDS encoding YtxH domain-containing protein → MRYRLTFMAGLGVGYVLGARAGQERYEQMKKSAREFARNPAVRNAAESAAQTSREVAGKALHAVSDKVGDRMPDAVAERVRSLRERSQGGEDDWGTSNT, encoded by the coding sequence ATGCGCTACCGGCTCACGTTCATGGCCGGACTCGGTGTGGGATACGTGCTCGGCGCGCGGGCCGGGCAGGAGCGTTACGAGCAGATGAAGAAGTCGGCGCGGGAGTTCGCGCGGAACCCCGCCGTGCGGAACGCGGCGGAGTCCGCCGCGCAGACGAGCCGCGAGGTGGCGGGCAAGGCGCTGCACGCGGTGAGCGACAAGGTCGGCGACCGGATGCCCGACGCCGTTGCCGAGCGGGTGCGGTCACTCCGGGAACGGAGTCAGGGCGGCGAGGACGACTGGGGCACGAGCAATACGTAG
- a CDS encoding RNA polymerase sigma factor, with protein MPESPERGRPTAGGPLNPADPLIVYGTDSGPAAVPVPLPPAPRPAAPSLEVAPVQTRTLTEAEPVAAVPPQSRAAHHPENEPPPVPDVVAAENGPGTAELAEPPASHVARGTDELPEPPASHVATGTAELAEPPASPPRADIGGAGPSSDLFRQYLREIGRIPLLTAAEEVDLARRVEAGLFAEEKLGNTPDLDSQLALDLDRLVVMGRMAKRRLIEANLRLVVSVAKRYVGRGLTMLDLVQEGNLGLIRAVEKFDYARGYKFSTYATWWIRQAMSRALADQARTIRVPVHVVELINRVVRVQRRMLQERGYEPTSEEVAAQLDLAPERVGEVLRLAQEPVSLHAPVGEEDDVSLGDLIEDGDAASPVESAAFLLLREHLEAVLSTLGERERKVVQLRYGLADGRPRTLEEIGRIFGVTRERIRQIESKTLGKLRDHAYADQLRGYLD; from the coding sequence GTGCCTGAGTCCCCGGAGCGCGGCCGGCCCACGGCAGGTGGGCCACTCAACCCCGCGGATCCGCTCATCGTGTACGGGACGGACAGCGGCCCGGCCGCCGTCCCCGTCCCGCTGCCGCCTGCCCCCCGACCGGCAGCACCCAGCCTGGAGGTCGCTCCTGTGCAGACCCGGACCCTGACCGAAGCCGAACCGGTCGCGGCGGTCCCGCCGCAGAGCCGGGCAGCGCACCACCCCGAGAACGAGCCCCCGCCGGTGCCGGACGTCGTGGCGGCAGAGAACGGCCCGGGGACGGCGGAACTGGCCGAGCCTCCCGCGTCGCACGTCGCCAGGGGGACTGATGAGCTGCCCGAGCCTCCCGCGTCGCACGTCGCCACGGGGACGGCGGAACTGGCCGAGCCTCCCGCGTCGCCGCCCCGTGCGGACATCGGCGGGGCCGGCCCCTCGTCGGACCTGTTCCGGCAGTACCTGCGGGAGATCGGGCGCATCCCGCTGCTCACCGCCGCCGAGGAGGTGGATCTCGCCCGCCGGGTCGAGGCGGGCCTCTTCGCAGAGGAGAAGCTGGGCAACACCCCCGACCTGGACTCCCAGCTCGCCCTCGACCTGGACAGGCTCGTCGTCATGGGCCGGATGGCCAAGCGCCGGCTGATCGAGGCCAATCTGCGACTCGTGGTCTCCGTGGCCAAGCGGTACGTGGGCCGCGGGCTGACGATGCTCGACCTCGTCCAGGAGGGCAACCTCGGACTGATCCGCGCGGTGGAGAAGTTCGACTACGCGCGCGGCTACAAGTTCTCGACGTACGCGACCTGGTGGATCCGCCAAGCCATGTCCAGGGCCCTCGCCGACCAGGCACGGACCATCCGCGTGCCGGTCCACGTCGTGGAACTCATCAACCGCGTCGTGCGGGTCCAGCGCCGCATGCTCCAGGAACGCGGCTACGAGCCGACCTCCGAGGAGGTCGCCGCCCAGCTCGACCTCGCCCCCGAACGCGTCGGCGAGGTCCTGCGGCTCGCCCAGGAACCGGTGTCGCTGCACGCGCCGGTCGGCGAGGAGGACGACGTCTCCCTCGGCGACCTCATCGAGGACGGCGACGCCGCGTCACCCGTGGAGTCAGCCGCGTTCCTGCTGCTCCGGGAGCACCTCGAAGCCGTTCTCTCCACGCTCGGCGAGCGTGAGCGCAAGGTCGTCCAGCTGCGCTACGGGCTGGCCGACGGCCGGCCCCGCACCCTGGAGGAGATCGGCCGGATCTTCGGCGTCACCCGGGAACGCATCCGCCAGATCGAGTCCAAGACGCTCGGCAAGCTGCGCGACCACGCCTACGCCGACCAGTTGCGCGGCTATCTGGACTGA
- a CDS encoding tyrosine-type recombinase/integrase yields the protein MFDPSYYRRCACKAPAVDEDGSPILNASGKPKMRMLDANCPNLPQKGHGTWYFYFELEAGEGGKRRRVRRGGFATKNDAKAKAEEVYRDVIGGADVLSDATVGEDLHGWLKRKRGLARTTRHGYEEHITLYLEPHLGHIKRRDLKLRHVEAMYDAIERENSERLLHHAKVVELEEARDAAHTAWVRAAGKKEERRATRRAYLAANAALREGRKGKRKITSAATMHRINATLSSFLGSGIKRGEYATNWAAMVELPAVRRPKALVWTPERVEEWKRTGQKPSPVMVWTPEQTGQFLDFISDDRLCGMWHGFVFRGPRRGEMCALPWTEVSLSGSWFRISAQIVEIAYRQYDEAPKQDSVRTVTLDSQTRAKWGEWRVTQGKEREQWSGEDAWVESNRVWTHENGEPLHPDWISRRFNRLVELSGLPPIRLHDTRHLSATLALLGKADIKVVQERLGHSSRQITSDTYTSVLPQLLTAEAESTSAVVPRSPQKKSPPNEEQNEPESEAEEGPGEAPEADEDGPDEGLRPAA from the coding sequence GTGTTCGATCCCAGCTACTACCGGCGCTGCGCGTGCAAGGCACCGGCCGTCGACGAGGACGGCTCTCCCATACTCAACGCCAGCGGCAAGCCGAAAATGCGCATGCTTGACGCAAACTGCCCGAATCTCCCGCAGAAGGGGCATGGTACTTGGTACTTCTACTTCGAGCTCGAAGCCGGGGAGGGTGGCAAGCGTCGGCGCGTGCGGCGAGGTGGATTCGCCACGAAGAACGATGCGAAGGCGAAGGCGGAGGAGGTCTACCGCGACGTCATCGGAGGCGCTGATGTGCTCAGCGACGCCACCGTGGGCGAGGACCTGCATGGCTGGCTCAAGAGGAAGAGGGGCCTGGCCCGCACCACCCGGCACGGGTATGAGGAGCACATCACCCTCTACCTCGAACCGCACCTCGGGCACATCAAGCGGCGGGACCTCAAGCTGCGCCACGTCGAGGCGATGTACGACGCGATCGAGCGAGAGAACTCCGAGCGGCTGCTTCACCACGCCAAGGTGGTGGAGTTGGAGGAGGCACGCGACGCCGCCCACACGGCGTGGGTTCGCGCCGCGGGCAAGAAGGAGGAGCGCCGCGCCACGCGCCGGGCCTACCTGGCTGCCAACGCCGCTCTCCGCGAGGGACGCAAGGGCAAGCGGAAGATCACCAGCGCCGCGACGATGCACCGCATCAACGCCACCCTCAGCTCGTTCCTGGGCAGCGGCATCAAGCGCGGCGAGTACGCGACCAACTGGGCGGCCATGGTCGAGCTGCCGGCGGTCAGGCGTCCCAAGGCCCTGGTCTGGACACCCGAGCGGGTCGAAGAGTGGAAGCGAACCGGCCAGAAGCCCAGCCCCGTCATGGTCTGGACCCCGGAGCAGACCGGCCAGTTCCTCGACTTCATCTCTGACGACCGGCTCTGCGGCATGTGGCACGGGTTCGTCTTCCGTGGTCCTCGGCGCGGCGAGATGTGCGCTCTGCCCTGGACGGAGGTCAGCCTCTCCGGTTCCTGGTTCCGGATCTCCGCACAGATCGTGGAGATCGCGTACCGGCAGTACGACGAGGCCCCGAAGCAGGACAGCGTCCGCACCGTCACCCTCGACTCCCAGACGCGCGCGAAGTGGGGGGAATGGCGGGTCACCCAGGGCAAGGAACGTGAGCAGTGGTCCGGCGAGGACGCCTGGGTCGAGAGCAACCGAGTCTGGACACACGAGAACGGCGAACCTCTGCACCCCGACTGGATAAGCAGACGCTTCAACCGGCTCGTGGAGCTGTCCGGGCTTCCGCCTATCCGGCTGCACGACACGCGGCACCTGTCGGCCACGCTGGCGCTTCTCGGCAAGGCCGACATCAAGGTGGTCCAGGAGCGGCTTGGACACAGCTCCCGGCAGATCACCTCAGACACCTACACGAGCGTCCTGCCTCAGCTTCTGACCGCAGAGGCGGAGTCGACGAGCGCAGTCGTGCCTCGGTCCCCGCAGAAGAAGAGCCCTCCGAACGAGGAGCAGAACGAGCCCGAGAGCGAGGCCGAGGAGGGCCCCGGCGAGGCTCCCGAGGCCGACGAGGATGGGCCGGACGAGGGACTGCGTCCCGCCGCGTGA
- a CDS encoding ParB/RepB/Spo0J family partition protein: MPHKYAALKMRQVRPNPNQPRKTFNEEALTELADSIKKHGLMQPIVVRKADEGGYELVAGERRYRANEMAGNITIEAKILLAEGDVEISDLDSFKKAMAENLNREDMLPLEEARGFKKVLDEEEGADPASVAKTFAKSVQYVNQRLALLALRPEIQTAVDLGHIGTQAAVQIAALSRDNQKAVFEDWKKGDKSDNQLVHIAYAMRKQEKAAQQDSMVDVEEMTPEEKAQRTRAQAKTKSDLDEIERMCDLLDSVGKADPMELARVLEGQVGKRLEQMDRVAGFVQKARFNLRQAKAHADASEIMVNPAAAAPDLVAEADAALARLEPADDSSETEAAPAATPQTEAADEPGHQPAPDSEEKDADADAQPVAIAA, encoded by the coding sequence ATGCCGCACAAGTACGCCGCCCTGAAGATGCGCCAGGTCCGCCCCAACCCGAACCAGCCGCGCAAGACCTTCAATGAGGAGGCCCTGACCGAGCTGGCCGACTCGATCAAGAAGCACGGACTGATGCAGCCCATCGTCGTCCGCAAGGCCGACGAGGGCGGCTACGAACTGGTCGCCGGTGAGCGCCGTTACCGCGCCAACGAGATGGCGGGCAACATCACCATCGAGGCGAAGATCCTGCTCGCCGAGGGTGACGTCGAGATCAGCGACCTGGACTCCTTCAAGAAGGCCATGGCCGAGAACCTGAACCGCGAGGACATGCTCCCGCTGGAAGAGGCGCGCGGCTTCAAGAAGGTCCTGGACGAGGAGGAGGGTGCTGACCCTGCCAGCGTCGCGAAGACCTTCGCCAAGTCGGTCCAGTACGTCAACCAGCGCCTGGCCCTGCTCGCCCTCCGCCCCGAGATTCAGACGGCCGTCGACCTCGGGCACATCGGCACCCAGGCCGCCGTCCAGATCGCCGCCCTCTCGCGGGACAACCAGAAGGCCGTCTTCGAGGACTGGAAGAAGGGCGACAAGAGCGACAACCAGCTCGTCCACATCGCCTACGCCATGCGCAAGCAGGAGAAGGCGGCCCAGCAGGACTCCATGGTCGACGTCGAGGAGATGACCCCCGAGGAGAAGGCCCAGCGCACCCGCGCACAGGCCAAGACCAAGAGCGACCTCGACGAGATCGAGCGCATGTGCGATCTGCTGGACAGCGTCGGCAAGGCCGACCCGATGGAGCTGGCCCGCGTACTGGAGGGGCAGGTGGGCAAGCGACTGGAGCAGATGGACAGGGTCGCTGGCTTCGTGCAGAAGGCCCGCTTCAACCTCCGCCAGGCCAAGGCTCACGCCGACGCCAGCGAGATCATGGTCAACCCCGCGGCGGCTGCCCCCGACCTGGTCGCGGAGGCCGACGCCGCACTGGCCCGTCTGGAGCCCGCCGACGACAGCTCGGAGACGGAGGCGGCGCCTGCCGCCACCCCGCAGACCGAGGCCGCCGACGAGCCGGGGCACCAGCCCGCCCCGGACTCGGAGGAGAAGGACGCCGACGCCGACGCGCAGCCCGTCGCCATCGCGGCCTGA
- a CDS encoding recombinase family protein, which translates to MPRLYGFDDASRRRLRDDEVGPLRQMVSRAVEGGQSNADIAVWANGEGYRGTLGGEWKDASVGRLFRNPAIAGLRYDEDGELVDAGHPGAITPEEFKALQARDQSRKTADAAPPHDYLLVDGASTCGKCTWALQGARTNAGTPGYRCRPKDKDGRGGCGEVRIDAELLENYVGEYVVAELLKPGIRDQILKAQAAVRAQVEKMKATIEELEGRRGEAATLYGQRQISSEAFVAADREITANLKDTRSRLRYAEQMADFSLGNAKDLVRWWNTAPSASKRAIVRLFLENVEVFPARARGVRTVEPGRVVLHWRKLPGLSDAR; encoded by the coding sequence ATGCCACGGCTCTACGGTTTCGACGACGCGTCGCGTCGTCGGCTACGTGATGACGAGGTGGGCCCGCTTCGCCAGATGGTCAGCCGGGCGGTCGAGGGCGGCCAGTCGAATGCGGACATCGCCGTCTGGGCGAACGGCGAGGGCTACCGGGGCACGCTCGGAGGAGAGTGGAAGGACGCCTCGGTCGGACGCCTCTTCCGGAACCCGGCCATTGCCGGGCTGCGCTATGACGAAGACGGTGAACTCGTCGACGCCGGCCATCCGGGCGCCATCACCCCGGAAGAGTTCAAGGCCCTCCAAGCGCGGGATCAGAGCCGGAAGACGGCTGACGCGGCCCCGCCCCACGACTACCTCCTGGTGGACGGCGCCAGTACGTGCGGCAAGTGCACCTGGGCTCTCCAAGGGGCACGCACGAACGCCGGGACGCCCGGGTACCGCTGCCGCCCAAAGGACAAGGACGGTCGGGGCGGTTGCGGCGAGGTCCGAATCGATGCCGAGCTTCTGGAGAACTACGTCGGCGAGTACGTTGTGGCCGAACTCCTCAAGCCCGGCATCCGCGACCAGATCCTCAAGGCTCAGGCTGCCGTCCGCGCCCAGGTCGAGAAGATGAAGGCAACCATCGAAGAGCTGGAGGGCCGCCGCGGTGAAGCGGCGACCCTCTACGGCCAGCGGCAGATTAGCAGTGAGGCGTTCGTGGCCGCCGATCGTGAGATCACGGCCAACCTGAAGGACACCCGATCGCGCCTGCGGTACGCCGAGCAGATGGCGGACTTCTCCCTCGGCAACGCCAAGGACCTGGTGCGGTGGTGGAACACGGCGCCGTCCGCGTCCAAGAGAGCCATCGTGAGGTTGTTCCTGGAAAACGTCGAGGTCTTCCCCGCGAGGGCCCGAGGAGTCCGCACCGTTGAGCCTGGCAGGGTTGTCCTGCACTGGCGCAAGCTGCCCGGCCTGTCAGACGCCCGCTGA
- a CDS encoding ABC transporter ATP-binding protein encodes MLIRLLRTFLRPHREAITLLVALQLLQTGATLYLPTLNADIIDNGVVRGDTGYILTFGALMIAVSVVQVVCNVGAVYYGARTASALGRDVRAAVFDRVQSFSAREVGHFGAPSLITRTTNDVQQVQMLVLMAFTLMVSAPIMCVGGIVLALSLDVPLSAVLLAVVPVLGISVSLIVRRMRPLFRTMQERLDTVNRVLREQISGNRVIRAFVKDGYEEDRFRGSNTELMDVSMATGRLMALMFPIVMTVVNVSSVAVVWFGAHRIDSGGMQIGALTAFLAYLMQIVMAVMMATFMFMMVPRAEVCAERIEEVLATGSSVVPPLAPVRETARHGHLEVRGAGFRYPGAEEPVLRGVDLVARPGETTAVIGSTGSGKSTLLGLVPRLFDVTDGAVLVDGVDVRELDPELMARTVGLVPQKPYLFSGTVATNLRYGNPEATDEELWRALEVAQAADFVRGLDGGLDAPVAQGGTNVSGGQRQRLAIARTLVQRPEIYLFDDSFSALDYATDAALRGALALETAESTVVIVAQRVSTIRDADRIVVLDEGRVVGTGRHHELMAGNETYREIVLSQLTEAEAA; translated from the coding sequence GTGCTCATACGACTCCTCCGGACGTTCCTGCGTCCCCACCGAGAGGCGATCACCCTGCTGGTGGCGCTGCAACTGCTCCAGACCGGCGCCACCCTCTATCTGCCCACGCTGAACGCGGACATCATCGACAACGGTGTCGTCCGGGGTGACACCGGGTACATCCTGACGTTCGGCGCGCTGATGATCGCCGTCAGCGTCGTCCAGGTCGTGTGCAACGTCGGAGCCGTGTACTACGGCGCGCGGACCGCGTCCGCGCTCGGACGGGACGTGCGGGCCGCCGTGTTCGACCGGGTCCAGTCGTTCTCGGCGCGCGAGGTGGGGCACTTCGGCGCCCCGTCACTGATCACCCGTACGACCAACGACGTCCAGCAGGTCCAGATGCTGGTGCTGATGGCGTTCACGCTGATGGTGTCCGCGCCGATCATGTGCGTCGGGGGCATCGTGCTGGCCCTGTCCCTCGACGTTCCGCTGTCGGCGGTGCTGCTCGCGGTCGTCCCGGTCCTCGGCATCTCCGTGTCGCTGATCGTCAGGAGGATGCGACCGCTGTTCCGCACCATGCAGGAACGGCTCGACACCGTGAACCGCGTGCTGCGGGAACAGATCTCCGGCAATCGCGTGATCAGGGCGTTCGTGAAGGACGGCTACGAGGAGGACCGTTTCCGCGGGTCGAACACCGAGCTGATGGACGTGTCGATGGCGACCGGCCGCCTGATGGCGCTGATGTTCCCGATCGTGATGACCGTCGTGAACGTGTCGAGTGTCGCCGTCGTCTGGTTCGGCGCCCACCGCATCGACAGCGGCGGAATGCAGATCGGCGCGCTCACCGCCTTCCTCGCCTATCTGATGCAGATCGTCATGGCCGTGATGATGGCCACCTTCATGTTCATGATGGTGCCCCGCGCCGAGGTCTGCGCCGAGCGCATCGAGGAGGTCCTGGCGACCGGGTCGAGTGTCGTGCCGCCGCTCGCACCCGTGCGTGAGACGGCGCGCCACGGCCATCTCGAGGTCCGCGGCGCCGGCTTCCGCTACCCGGGCGCGGAGGAACCCGTGCTGCGCGGGGTGGACCTGGTGGCCCGGCCCGGTGAGACGACCGCGGTCATCGGCTCGACGGGCAGCGGCAAGTCGACCCTGCTGGGGCTGGTTCCACGGCTGTTCGACGTCACCGACGGCGCGGTCCTCGTCGACGGGGTGGACGTGCGGGAGCTGGACCCGGAGCTGATGGCGCGGACCGTCGGGCTCGTACCGCAGAAGCCGTACCTCTTCTCCGGGACGGTGGCCACGAACCTCCGCTACGGGAATCCCGAGGCGACCGACGAGGAGCTGTGGCGGGCGCTGGAGGTCGCGCAGGCCGCCGACTTCGTGCGCGGGCTCGACGGCGGGCTCGACGCCCCCGTCGCCCAGGGCGGCACGAACGTGTCGGGCGGTCAGCGGCAGCGCCTCGCGATCGCGCGGACGCTGGTGCAGCGGCCGGAGATCTACCTGTTCGACGACTCCTTCTCCGCGCTGGACTACGCGACCGACGCGGCGCTGCGCGGCGCGCTGGCGCTGGAGACGGCCGAGTCGACGGTGGTGATCGTCGCGCAGCGGGTGTCGACCATCCGCGACGCCGACCGGATCGTGGTCCTCGACGAGGGCCGGGTCGTCGGCACGGGCCGCCACCACGAGCTGATGGCGGGGAACGAGACGTACCGGGAGATCGTCCTCTCCCAGCTGACCGAGGCGGAGGCTGCCTGA
- a CDS encoding FGGY family carbohydrate kinase codes for MGIVAGLDSSSAFTRIVVCDADTGAVLRQGYAPHPVEAKATDVDPQAWLLSLGEAAAGGLLEGVQAIGVSAQQHGLIPLDSSGAPVRPAMVGNDKRAQAAAADLVEAFGGRQAWAEAVGCVPQSGLPVSKLRWLARTEPDAARRTALVLQPHDWLVWQLLGRPVRRTTDRGAASATGYWSAGTGSYRPDLVELALGHQAALPEVLGPSDAAGTTPEGLLISAGTGETMAAAFGLGLATGDAVVSLGATGSVMAIHHEALADPSGMITSFADATGMHLPVVHTLNAVRALRGTAEMLGVEDLSELSALAMKSTPGASGLVLLPYLEGERTPHLPHTAGTLTGLRRESMKPEHLARAAFEGMLCSLADALDVLRGRGVVVRRVFLLGQAAELPAVQAAAPAIFAAQVVVPQPADYAALGAARQAAWALGTAQGTLAPHTPPSWQGAAAQVFEAGDELSVGQAVRQQYAATREQIHPGAFNP; via the coding sequence ATGGGGATAGTCGCCGGGTTGGACAGTTCGTCCGCATTCACTCGCATCGTCGTCTGCGACGCGGACACGGGCGCCGTACTGCGCCAGGGATACGCACCGCATCCCGTCGAGGCCAAGGCCACCGACGTCGATCCGCAGGCGTGGCTGCTCTCACTGGGCGAGGCCGCGGCCGGGGGGCTACTCGAGGGCGTGCAGGCCATCGGCGTATCCGCGCAGCAGCACGGGCTGATACCGCTGGACTCGTCCGGTGCGCCCGTACGGCCCGCCATGGTGGGGAACGACAAACGGGCCCAGGCCGCGGCGGCCGATCTGGTGGAGGCGTTCGGCGGGCGGCAGGCGTGGGCCGAGGCCGTCGGCTGCGTACCCCAGTCCGGACTGCCCGTCTCGAAACTGCGCTGGCTGGCGCGGACCGAACCGGATGCGGCGCGGCGCACCGCGCTGGTGCTCCAGCCCCATGACTGGCTGGTGTGGCAGCTGCTCGGCAGGCCGGTGCGGAGGACGACGGACCGCGGCGCGGCGTCCGCGACCGGGTACTGGTCCGCGGGCACCGGCTCGTACCGGCCCGATCTCGTCGAGCTCGCGCTCGGACATCAGGCGGCGCTGCCCGAGGTGCTGGGCCCGTCCGACGCCGCCGGGACGACGCCGGAGGGACTGCTGATCTCGGCCGGCACCGGCGAGACCATGGCCGCCGCGTTCGGGCTGGGGCTCGCGACCGGCGACGCGGTGGTGTCCCTCGGCGCCACCGGTTCCGTGATGGCGATCCACCACGAGGCGCTCGCCGACCCGTCCGGGATGATCACGTCGTTCGCCGATGCGACCGGCATGCATCTCCCGGTGGTGCACACGCTCAACGCCGTACGCGCGCTCCGCGGCACCGCCGAGATGCTCGGCGTCGAGGATCTCTCCGAGCTGTCGGCGCTGGCCATGAAGTCCACCCCGGGCGCCTCCGGCCTGGTGCTGCTCCCCTATCTGGAGGGCGAGCGCACCCCGCACCTGCCGCACACCGCGGGCACTCTGACGGGACTGCGGCGCGAGTCGATGAAGCCCGAGCATCTGGCGCGTGCCGCGTTCGAGGGCATGCTGTGCTCGCTGGCCGACGCGCTGGACGTGCTGCGCGGACGCGGAGTGGTGGTGCGCCGGGTGTTCCTGCTGGGGCAGGCCGCGGAGCTGCCGGCGGTCCAGGCCGCCGCCCCCGCGATCTTCGCCGCGCAGGTGGTCGTGCCGCAGCCCGCCGACTACGCGGCGCTGGGCGCGGCGCGGCAGGCGGCGTGGGCGCTCGGGACGGCGCAGGGGACGCTCGCCCCGCACACCCCGCCGTCCTGGCAGGGCGCGGCCGCTCAGGTCTTCGAGGCGGGTGACGAACTCTCCGTCGGCCAGGCGGTGCGCCAGCAGTACGCCGCGACGCGCGAGCAGATCCACCCGGGGGCGTTCAACCCCTGA